The Sulfurospirillum halorespirans DSM 13726 genome has a window encoding:
- the cbiG gene encoding cobalt-precorrin 5A hydrolase, translated as MKKELAIISVSKQGLEKANSLHVKNADIYALPKYSDGKCIEMIEGFTLTVERIFSQYKTLLFIMASGIVVRTIAPLLKGKDIDPAILVMDEQGIFVNSLLSGHLGGANEMAEIIAKACDAIPVISTASDVSHKIAVDTIAMKLNAKIDSLKKAKNVTALILNGQRVALCLPENIVVENKNISGVIVVSNKLHVEMSQIIPQNIIVGIGCKKDIPKEAIIEAVKKEFKKLNLREDSIKHFATGWVKAEEKGLLEAVNYFERELKIIEKEEIRAVQDKFCGSDFVEKTIGVRSISAPSAYVSSSKKGVFLLEKNKNCGITISIYEEEVGNEK; from the coding sequence ATGAAAAAAGAACTTGCCATTATTAGCGTAAGTAAGCAAGGATTAGAGAAAGCAAATTCTTTACATGTAAAGAACGCAGACATTTATGCCTTGCCAAAATACAGTGATGGCAAGTGCATAGAGATGATAGAGGGTTTTACACTTACAGTAGAGCGAATTTTTTCTCAATACAAAACGCTTTTGTTTATCATGGCTAGCGGGATTGTGGTTCGTACCATTGCGCCACTTCTTAAAGGTAAAGATATAGACCCCGCTATTTTGGTGATGGACGAACAAGGTATCTTTGTAAACTCTTTGCTTAGTGGCCATTTAGGTGGAGCAAACGAGATGGCAGAAATCATTGCCAAAGCATGTGATGCAATTCCTGTGATATCAACAGCCTCTGATGTCAGTCATAAAATAGCCGTTGATACGATTGCTATGAAATTAAATGCAAAAATAGATTCTTTGAAAAAAGCAAAGAATGTGACTGCTTTGATACTTAATGGGCAGAGAGTAGCGCTATGTTTACCTGAGAATATAGTCGTTGAGAATAAAAATATATCAGGGGTTATTGTGGTGTCAAATAAGTTACATGTAGAGATGAGTCAAATTATTCCACAAAATATCATAGTGGGTATTGGGTGCAAAAAAGATATCCCAAAAGAGGCGATTATTGAAGCTGTCAAAAAAGAGTTTAAAAAATTAAACCTTAGAGAAGATTCGATTAAACATTTTGCGACAGGATGGGTAAAAGCAGAAGAAAAAGGTCTGCTTGAAGCCGTTAACTATTTTGAGCGAGAGCTAAAAATAATAGAAAAAGAAGAAATAAGAGCAGTACAAGATAAATTTTGTGGATCAGATTTTGTAGAAAAAACCATTGGTGTACGCTCCATCTCAGCACCTAGTGCCTATGTAAGTTCTAGTAAAAAAGGAGTGTTTTTGTTAGAAAAAAATAAAAATTGCGGAATTACCATTTCGATTTATGAAGAGGAAGTTGGAAATGAAAAATAA
- the cobJ gene encoding precorrin-3B C(17)-methyltransferase gives MKNNIYVVGIGPGSLEHLSFRAYHVLKEVNVIIGHKTYVNLVKEYFPEKVFIKSGMKREVERCLETLEIAKSGKSVALISSGDAGVYGMAGIMLEIALDNGFNVEIIPGITSANASASVVGAPIMHDHATISLSDLLTDWELIKKRVDLASQGDFVISFYNPKSKSRLTQIAEAREIMLKHKNKDTVVAIVRNTGREGENHVLTSLENMLEHEIDMFTTVIVGNSKTFIKENKMITPRGYHY, from the coding sequence ATGAAAAATAATATTTATGTTGTAGGTATCGGGCCAGGCTCATTGGAACATTTGAGTTTTAGAGCATATCATGTTTTAAAAGAGGTAAATGTCATCATTGGGCATAAAACCTATGTCAATTTAGTAAAAGAGTATTTTCCTGAGAAAGTGTTCATTAAATCAGGAATGAAAAGAGAAGTGGAGCGTTGCCTCGAGACTTTGGAAATAGCCAAGAGTGGTAAAAGTGTCGCCCTTATCTCTAGTGGTGATGCCGGAGTTTACGGCATGGCGGGCATTATGCTAGAAATTGCTCTTGATAATGGCTTTAATGTAGAAATTATCCCAGGGATTACCTCTGCCAATGCCTCCGCTTCAGTCGTAGGTGCACCCATTATGCATGATCATGCGACGATTAGTTTGAGTGATTTATTGACGGATTGGGAGCTCATCAAAAAGCGTGTTGATTTGGCATCACAAGGAGATTTTGTGATCTCTTTTTACAATCCTAAAAGTAAAAGTCGTCTAACTCAAATTGCTGAAGCAAGAGAAATTATGCTGAAGCATAAAAATAAAGATACGGTTGTTGCCATTGTGCGAAACACGGGACGAGAGGGCGAAAATCACGTTCTTACATCATTGGAAAATATGTTAGAGCATGAAATTGACATGTTTACGACGGTAATCGTTGGAAACTCAAAGACGTTTATCAAAGAAAACAAAATGATCACTCCTCGTGGGTATCACTACTAA
- the cobA gene encoding uroporphyrinogen-III C-methyltransferase, translated as MKTGKVYIAGAGCGDFELMTLKLKMLIEEAECIIYDRLVNKEILALAPKSAELIYYGKDNCEGGLIQEKINATLIEKAKEGKNVLRLKGGHPFVFGRGGEEALDLVDAGIEFEIIPGVTSAISVPAYAGIPISHRGINTSFHVFTGHSKDDGEKIDFETVSKLSGTLVFLMGIKNIEMITSNLVNFGKISSTPVAVIENGSTCHQRTVVGNLETISKIVEENHIQSPSIIIIGDVVNLREKLAWFEHKALHGHKVLVTSEKTQAKVTSRLVRSLGGESVECPFFTLDKKSFTIPRLINFDTVLFTSPQSLHAFFEKIEDIRQLLHLRIGVAGEKTKEALNTYKLQANIYSNSYRTQELLNLLTEKEEKVLLVRSTSISAELAVYSQSITELETYYVDKVLRSDEEVIAYINDVDIIAFPNACTVKTLIDSVGREILATKLIIASNENTALKIKSYGLHVNAFGNGEITEETFKTCMETEHCIKGKKDGVVNRRNKGFTHSARAAS; from the coding sequence ATGAAAACAGGAAAAGTATATATCGCAGGTGCAGGTTGTGGAGATTTTGAATTGATGACATTAAAACTCAAGATGTTGATTGAAGAAGCAGAGTGTATTATTTATGATCGTCTTGTTAATAAGGAAATTCTTGCGTTAGCACCCAAAAGTGCCGAACTTATTTATTATGGTAAAGATAATTGCGAAGGCGGCCTTATCCAAGAAAAAATTAATGCAACATTAATCGAAAAAGCCAAAGAGGGCAAGAATGTTTTACGCCTTAAAGGAGGACACCCTTTTGTCTTTGGACGAGGTGGGGAAGAGGCCTTGGACTTAGTAGATGCAGGCATAGAATTTGAAATTATTCCAGGTGTTACTTCTGCTATTTCAGTACCCGCTTATGCAGGCATTCCTATAAGCCATAGAGGTATCAATACATCATTTCATGTTTTTACAGGACATAGTAAAGATGATGGAGAAAAAATTGACTTTGAAACAGTATCCAAGCTGAGTGGCACTTTAGTTTTTTTAATGGGTATTAAAAATATAGAGATGATCACTTCAAATCTTGTAAATTTTGGAAAAATATCATCCACACCTGTTGCAGTAATTGAAAATGGATCGACATGTCATCAACGAACGGTTGTCGGAAACCTAGAAACTATTTCAAAGATTGTTGAAGAAAATCATATTCAGTCACCTTCTATCATTATTATAGGTGATGTAGTAAATTTACGCGAAAAACTTGCTTGGTTTGAGCATAAAGCATTGCACGGGCATAAGGTTCTGGTAACATCAGAAAAAACCCAAGCAAAAGTGACTTCACGGTTGGTCCGAAGTTTAGGTGGAGAGAGTGTAGAATGTCCTTTTTTTACATTAGATAAAAAATCGTTTACTATTCCAAGACTTATTAATTTTGATACTGTGCTCTTTACAAGCCCTCAAAGTTTACATGCTTTTTTTGAAAAAATAGAAGATATACGCCAGTTACTTCATTTGCGTATTGGTGTGGCCGGCGAAAAAACTAAAGAAGCATTAAACACGTATAAATTACAAGCCAATATTTATTCGAACAGCTATCGCACACAAGAGTTGCTTAATCTCTTAACTGAAAAAGAAGAGAAAGTACTTTTAGTCAGATCTACCTCAATTTCAGCAGAACTTGCTGTATATTCTCAATCTATTACTGAACTTGAGACCTATTATGTTGATAAAGTTTTGCGAAGTGATGAAGAAGTAATTGCTTATATCAATGATGTCGATATTATCGCTTTTCCTAATGCATGTACGGTTAAAACATTAATAGATAGTGTAGGGCGTGAAATATTAGCCACCAAATTAATTATTGCTTCAAATGAAAATACAGCATTAAAAATCAAGTCTTATGGTTTACATGTAAACGCTTTTGGCAATGGTGAAATCACAGAAGAAACATTTAAAACATGCATGGAAACAGAGCATTGTATCAAAGGGAAAAAAGATGGTGTGGTTAATCGGAGGAACAAAGGATTCACGCATTCTGCTCGAGCAGCTAGTTGA
- the cobK gene encoding precorrin-6A reductase, translating to MVWLIGGTKDSRILLEQLVEYHDQFIVSITTSYGKKLLENYNVKIIDKRLSKEEKKVLIENECITLILDTSHPYAEGISHSAMEIAKECGVEYLRFERKNLEYEGAKHFEDITSLVDYINLTCKGEKVLSTLGIKNLEDLQKIKDQENLFIRLLPVVISIQKAETLGFLAKNIIAIQGPFSKEFNTAIIKNYGIQYLITKESGDEGGEMEKVLACKEEGVQLLVLKRPFINYLKTWDSLQEIVDELKCRLSL from the coding sequence ATGGTGTGGTTAATCGGAGGAACAAAGGATTCACGCATTCTGCTCGAGCAGCTAGTTGAATATCACGACCAGTTTATCGTGAGCATTACTACGAGTTATGGAAAAAAACTTTTAGAAAATTATAACGTTAAAATTATTGATAAACGTCTCAGTAAAGAAGAAAAAAAAGTATTGATAGAAAATGAATGTATAACTTTAATTCTTGATACGAGCCATCCTTATGCGGAAGGAATTTCGCATAGTGCTATGGAAATAGCAAAAGAGTGTGGTGTTGAGTATTTACGCTTTGAGCGCAAAAATCTTGAATATGAGGGTGCTAAACATTTTGAGGATATTACGTCATTGGTAGACTATATTAATCTTACATGTAAAGGTGAAAAAGTGCTGAGTACGTTAGGCATAAAAAACTTGGAAGACCTTCAAAAAATCAAGGATCAAGAAAACCTTTTTATTCGTCTTTTACCCGTCGTTATATCAATACAAAAAGCAGAAACTTTGGGTTTTTTAGCCAAAAATATTATCGCGATACAAGGACCTTTTAGTAAAGAGTTTAATACTGCAATAATTAAAAACTATGGGATACAATATCTTATAACAAAAGAGAGTGGTGATGAAGGAGGAGAGATGGAAAAAGTTTTAGCGTGCAAGGAAGAGGGAGTTCAACTTTTAGTACTAAAACGTCCTTTTATCAATTATCTAAAGACATGGGACTCTCTTCAAGAGATTGTTGACGAATTAAAGTGTAGATTGAGTTTATGA
- a CDS encoding ABC transporter ATP-binding protein: MMRYIWSYYQNHLSLFYTTVASTFLLAFLDILFPYIVQLMISEDFIASNGMKMTLMFLLLGGIIILRSLAVWVRNYWGSLLGINVEFDMRNDLFKHINTLSFSYFDNTKTGSLMSRVVSDIAEVSKVVTEIPRDLLLIPITLIGAIGVMLSLNLKLGMVVLLLMPVLIFFTYYKNTKLRHAYMSSKRKIAHLNAQLTDSFEGIRVVQAFSNEAHEMHKFKQSNQAYKEMTAKAFKALADLRSISNFFSGALQVIIIAYGIYLVQYEHMSIGVLFAFVLYIDRFMRPIRNFISLTEVYQKGLVGMDRFQELMQIKSTVRDDAKEEMESVKGHIAFNNVNFTYEEQGEGILKDINFTITPQEHIALVGGTGSGKSTLCALIMRFYEPQIGSIKIDGKDIKEVSVKSLRRQIGIVQQDVFLFNGTIKENILYGRLEASEEEVIAAAKKANIHEFVMGLAEGYESVVGERGIKLSGGQKQQLSIARIFLKDPAILILDEATSALDNITEHYVQKSLDALAQNRTVITIAHRLSSVKNASKILVMKNGRIAEEGTHKELLSFNGVYQTLHDLQFREGKER, translated from the coding sequence ATGATGCGCTATATTTGGAGCTATTATCAAAATCACTTATCATTGTTTTATACAACGGTGGCCAGTACTTTTCTTTTAGCTTTTTTGGATATTTTATTTCCTTATATTGTACAATTAATGATATCTGAGGATTTCATTGCTTCCAATGGAATGAAGATGACATTGATGTTTTTACTTTTGGGTGGGATTATTATTTTACGCTCACTTGCCGTATGGGTACGGAACTATTGGGGAAGCTTGCTTGGGATAAATGTTGAATTCGATATGCGCAATGATTTGTTTAAGCATATCAATACGCTTTCCTTTTCGTATTTTGATAACACCAAGACGGGTTCATTAATGTCTCGAGTGGTGAGTGATATCGCTGAAGTTTCCAAAGTTGTTACGGAGATTCCTAGAGATTTATTGCTTATTCCTATTACGTTAATTGGGGCCATTGGTGTGATGCTTAGCCTTAATTTAAAACTGGGAATGGTTGTACTGTTATTGATGCCTGTTTTGATTTTCTTTACATACTATAAAAACACCAAGTTACGACATGCGTATATGTCCTCAAAGCGTAAAATTGCACATCTAAACGCTCAGTTAACAGATAGCTTTGAAGGCATTCGTGTCGTTCAAGCGTTTAGCAACGAAGCCCATGAGATGCATAAGTTTAAGCAGAGCAATCAAGCCTATAAAGAGATGACAGCCAAAGCGTTTAAGGCATTGGCAGACTTGCGAAGTATCAGTAACTTTTTCTCGGGAGCCTTGCAAGTTATCATTATCGCTTATGGTATTTACCTTGTGCAGTACGAACACATGTCTATAGGTGTACTATTTGCCTTTGTCCTTTATATCGATCGTTTTATGCGCCCCATTCGAAATTTTATCTCATTGACAGAGGTTTATCAAAAAGGTTTAGTTGGCATGGATAGGTTTCAAGAGTTGATGCAAATAAAGAGCACTGTGCGAGATGATGCAAAAGAAGAGATGGAATCCGTTAAAGGGCATATCGCCTTTAATAATGTAAATTTTACATATGAAGAACAAGGGGAAGGTATTTTAAAAGATATCAATTTTACTATCACTCCTCAAGAGCATATTGCATTAGTGGGAGGTACGGGTAGTGGTAAAAGCACCTTGTGTGCGTTGATTATGCGTTTTTATGAGCCTCAAATTGGCTCCATAAAGATTGATGGTAAGGATATCAAAGAGGTGTCTGTTAAGTCATTAAGAAGGCAAATCGGCATTGTACAACAAGATGTTTTTTTATTTAATGGAACTATCAAAGAAAATATTTTATACGGACGTTTAGAAGCAAGCGAAGAAGAGGTCATAGCAGCCGCTAAAAAAGCAAATATTCATGAATTTGTGATGGGATTAGCAGAGGGGTATGAGAGTGTTGTTGGGGAGCGTGGGATAAAACTTTCAGGTGGTCAAAAACAGCAACTTTCTATTGCCCGTATCTTTTTAAAAGATCCGGCTATTTTGATTTTAGATGAAGCAACCTCTGCCCTTGATAATATCACAGAACATTATGTGCAAAAATCACTTGATGCCTTGGCTCAAAATAGAACGGTTATTACCATCGCTCATCGATTAAGTTCAGTGAAAAATGCATCAAAGATTTTGGTCATGAAGAATGGAAGGATTGCAGAAGAGGGGACACATAAAGAATTACTTTCTTTTAATGGGGTATATCAAACACTGCATGACTTACAGTTTCGGGAAGGAAAAGAGCGTTAA
- a CDS encoding cobyrinate a,c-diamide synthase encodes MKKAICIGATKSNDGKTLLTTALLHHFKKDVSAFKCGPDYIDPQFHDAITGGHSVNLDGYLMNEEQLRWTFEHYHHNSFAVIEGVMGFYDGMDKGASAYDVAKSLHVPSVIVVDASGSYITIAAVIKGLLTFRDDHTIKGVILNKVSSSMHFSLLEKVIEEELPHIAVLGWIKKDLITLESTHLGLDLEHLDRELLALVSKEVLEHIDLELLMSLATFEPLHVKIYPFEKIPKIPQKLAIVHDANFSFLYHDNVNFLKEVFDEVVMVSAVNDEKCEADVLYIPGGYVETKEAYKRIENSHTFKHSVLEHAKNKPIYGECAGLIFLGKKIDEKPMLGLLDVEFSLQKRFKRMGYYDADFDGINTKGHAFHYSSPHDLANGYFPLVKRDNGENGVWKKDKVFGTYLHTFFRTNPHLIKQYFS; translated from the coding sequence ATGAAAAAAGCAATTTGTATTGGTGCAACGAAATCTAATGATGGTAAAACACTTCTAACAACGGCACTCTTGCACCATTTCAAGAAAGATGTATCAGCGTTTAAATGTGGACCAGATTATATCGATCCACAGTTTCATGATGCCATTACAGGAGGCCATAGCGTCAATCTTGATGGTTATTTGATGAATGAAGAACAACTTCGATGGACATTTGAGCATTATCATCACAACTCTTTCGCAGTTATCGAAGGTGTCATGGGTTTTTACGATGGCATGGATAAGGGTGCTAGTGCGTACGATGTGGCAAAATCTTTACACGTTCCAAGTGTCATTGTCGTGGATGCCAGTGGAAGCTATATCACTATTGCCGCGGTCATCAAAGGATTGTTAACCTTTAGAGACGATCATACCATCAAAGGAGTGATTTTAAATAAAGTTAGTTCATCCATGCATTTTTCACTTTTAGAAAAAGTAATAGAAGAAGAATTGCCTCACATCGCCGTTCTTGGTTGGATAAAAAAAGACCTCATTACTTTAGAATCAACGCATCTAGGGCTTGATCTCGAACATTTGGATAGGGAGCTTTTAGCACTCGTTTCAAAAGAAGTTTTAGAACATATCGATTTGGAGCTTCTGATGAGTTTAGCTACGTTTGAGCCTTTACATGTAAAGATTTATCCATTTGAAAAAATACCAAAAATACCACAAAAATTAGCCATCGTTCATGATGCAAATTTCTCTTTTTTATACCATGATAATGTAAATTTTTTAAAAGAGGTCTTTGATGAGGTTGTGATGGTATCTGCTGTGAATGACGAAAAATGTGAAGCAGATGTTTTATATATCCCTGGAGGGTATGTCGAAACCAAAGAAGCGTATAAACGCATCGAAAATTCTCACACCTTTAAACACAGTGTGCTAGAGCATGCAAAAAACAAGCCAATTTATGGTGAGTGTGCAGGACTTATTTTTCTTGGAAAAAAGATTGATGAAAAACCAATGCTTGGGCTTTTAGATGTTGAGTTTAGTTTGCAAAAACGTTTTAAACGCATGGGGTATTATGATGCTGATTTTGATGGCATAAACACCAAAGGTCATGCTTTTCATTATAGTAGCCCCCATGATTTAGCAAACGGATATTTTCCTCTAGTTAAAAGAGATAACGGAGAGAATGGCGTATGGAAAAAAGATAAAGTATTTGGAACTTATTTACATACTTTTTTTAGAACGAATCCCCATTTGATCAAACAATATTTTAGTTAA
- a CDS encoding cysteine-rich CWC family protein: MNNKDEKICPLCGERNACQVGTSNQCWCHTIKVPQDLLDKIPQEKKGKACICYLCIKEYLQHQKIK; encoded by the coding sequence ATGAATAATAAAGATGAAAAAATTTGTCCATTGTGTGGAGAACGTAATGCTTGTCAGGTTGGAACTTCAAATCAATGCTGGTGCCATACTATTAAAGTGCCACAGGATTTATTAGACAAAATACCGCAAGAGAAAAAAGGTAAAGCTTGTATTTGTTATTTGTGTATTAAAGAATATTTACAACATCAAAAAATAAAATAG
- a CDS encoding precorrin-2 dehydrogenase/sirohydrochlorin ferrochelatase family protein, producing the protein MTYMPLLFSLEGKKVLLIGAGAIGQRKLEKLLNYTSSITIMTKECSHSMKKIIHENKLILITKSYEPNDVKDYDIIIATIDNLDLQKSIYQEAKKYSKLYNCVDFPEYCDFMFPSIVQKGDLQIAFSTGGYSPGLAKALRALFERIIPDAVIPFLEEMKVLRKMHPKGENRQKIFHDKVNVFVKQHFIMPTNGEDLNGKTR; encoded by the coding sequence ATGACATACATGCCTCTTTTATTTTCTCTGGAAGGAAAAAAAGTTTTGTTGATAGGTGCTGGTGCTATTGGACAACGAAAATTGGAAAAACTTTTGAATTATACTAGCTCAATTACTATTATGACAAAAGAGTGTTCTCACTCAATGAAAAAAATCATACATGAAAACAAGCTAATATTAATTACTAAAAGTTATGAACCAAATGATGTAAAAGACTATGATATTATCATAGCCACTATCGATAATCTTGATCTTCAAAAAAGCATCTATCAAGAGGCTAAGAAGTACTCAAAGCTCTATAACTGTGTTGATTTCCCAGAATATTGTGATTTCATGTTTCCTTCTATTGTACAAAAAGGAGATTTACAAATAGCGTTTTCAACAGGAGGGTATTCTCCTGGATTAGCAAAAGCGTTACGTGCGTTATTTGAGAGGATTATTCCTGATGCTGTAATTCCATTTTTAGAGGAAATGAAAGTGTTACGAAAAATGCATCCGAAAGGAGAAAATAGGCAAAAAATTTTTCATGATAAAGTTAATGTATTTGTAAAACAGCACTTTATAATGCCTACTAATGGAGAAGATTTAAATGGCAAGACCCGTTAA
- a CDS encoding TetR/AcrR family transcriptional regulator: MARPVKYDLIKILDDAMELFWEKGFENVSIVDLILHTGINRSTMYFLFSDKEALFKEALHHYYAKRASMMIGILQTNTGKKGVELFLGKFIFREEFRACLFSICMGKGDFMREEVFDVPKKFFLDLRQQLEKNLMDASANGEFNGNAKAIALTIVTIVHGFSIHGKYNHQKEDGELIIQTILALLK; encoded by the coding sequence ATGGCAAGACCCGTTAAATACGATTTAATAAAAATACTTGATGATGCAATGGAACTTTTTTGGGAAAAAGGGTTTGAAAATGTATCAATTGTAGACTTGATTCTACATACAGGTATCAATCGAAGTACAATGTACTTTTTATTTTCAGATAAAGAGGCGTTATTTAAAGAAGCACTCCATCACTATTATGCAAAAAGAGCTTCAATGATGATAGGAATATTGCAAACGAATACCGGTAAAAAAGGTGTAGAACTATTTTTAGGTAAGTTCATTTTTCGTGAAGAATTTAGAGCTTGTCTTTTTAGCATCTGTATGGGAAAAGGCGACTTTATGCGAGAAGAAGTATTTGATGTTCCAAAGAAGTTTTTTTTAGATTTAAGACAGCAACTTGAAAAAAATTTAATGGATGCCTCTGCAAATGGTGAATTTAATGGTAATGCAAAAGCAATAGCACTTACCATCGTAACTATAGTTCATGGCTTTAGCATTCATGGTAAATATAACCACCAAAAAGAAGATGGCGAATTAATTATACAAACCATACTAGCACTGCTCAAATAA
- a CDS encoding flavodoxin family protein: MKVLGVSGSPIKNSNSDRALQAVLDAIGLESEFIKLSDYTVGPCNACLGCVTTNRCVIKDDGNTLCDKVKEADVLVVSGFTPYSTLDSRTKAFMERLYPLRHNNGYLAGKLGAAVITSCVTAPSEMLPPAAQLGANAIHYFMMEEGMNFVGSLLVHGNVPCVKCGNGDVCQMSGFKMLYGAEATVDSVGIHAFENQLEIIQQAKDLGKKLRESLVF, translated from the coding sequence ATGAAAGTTTTAGGAGTATCCGGCTCACCGATTAAAAATAGTAATAGTGATCGTGCTTTGCAAGCTGTGCTCGACGCAATTGGATTGGAATCAGAATTTATTAAATTATCAGACTATACCGTTGGACCATGCAACGCCTGTTTGGGATGCGTGACAACGAATCGTTGCGTTATAAAGGATGATGGAAATACATTGTGCGATAAAGTTAAAGAAGCGGATGTTCTAGTGGTATCAGGATTTACTCCCTATTCAACATTAGATTCAAGAACAAAAGCCTTTATGGAGCGGCTCTACCCTTTGCGCCACAACAATGGATATTTGGCCGGTAAACTCGGTGCTGCTGTTATTACTTCGTGCGTAACTGCACCAAGTGAAATGTTGCCTCCTGCTGCACAATTGGGTGCAAATGCTATTCATTATTTTATGATGGAAGAAGGAATGAACTTTGTAGGATCACTTCTAGTCCACGGTAATGTCCCTTGTGTTAAGTGTGGGAATGGCGATGTATGTCAAATGTCTGGATTTAAAATGCTCTATGGTGCTGAGGCTACGGTTGATTCTGTGGGTATTCATGCGTTTGAAAATCAACTAGAAATCATACAACAAGCAAAAGATTTGGGAAAAAAACTACGAGAATCATTAGTATTTTAA
- a CDS encoding Rieske (2Fe-2S) protein produces the protein MDNITFLKRGFFERVSGKPATHEPKDSSCWGYLDGKICIDLNKADELKIRGGAVRLEGKSLPLRVLVIQSKSGEYKAYQNKCTHMGRRLDLVPGTDTVQCCSLNKATFDLYGNKLYGPVSKSIKCYTVIKEDDNLIISI, from the coding sequence ATGGATAACATTACATTTTTAAAGAGAGGATTTTTTGAAAGAGTTTCAGGAAAACCTGCAACACATGAGCCTAAAGATAGTAGTTGTTGGGGATATTTAGATGGGAAAATTTGTATTGACCTAAATAAGGCTGATGAATTAAAAATACGTGGTGGTGCAGTTCGTCTTGAAGGGAAAAGCCTTCCTTTAAGAGTGTTGGTAATACAGAGTAAAAGTGGAGAATACAAAGCATATCAAAATAAATGTACACATATGGGAAGGCGGTTAGATTTAGTGCCTGGTACGGATACAGTGCAATGCTGTAGCTTGAATAAAGCGACCTTTGATCTTTATGGAAATAAACTTTATGGTCCTGTTTCAAAATCTATCAAGTGTTATACTGTGATAAAGGAGGATGACAATCTTATAATTTCAATTTAA
- a CDS encoding pyridoxamine 5'-phosphate oxidase family protein: MITIPDNVATLLNDDGASKVLTTVAEDGVPHSIVVGSIMAPDSQTICAAEILMKKTAKNLETNKNIAVLCLKGTESYLVNATVVERQTEGELFESVAAQMKKAGLPMSALWIFKPTAIFDQSAGENAGTQIA, encoded by the coding sequence ATGATCACAATACCAGATAATGTAGCAACTTTGCTCAATGACGACGGAGCATCAAAAGTTTTAACAACAGTAGCTGAAGACGGTGTACCACACTCTATTGTTGTAGGCAGCATCATGGCGCCAGATAGTCAAACAATTTGTGCAGCTGAAATATTGATGAAAAAAACTGCTAAAAATCTAGAGACCAATAAAAACATCGCAGTTTTATGTCTTAAAGGAACAGAGTCTTATCTTGTAAACGCTACTGTCGTTGAAAGACAAACTGAGGGCGAGTTATTTGAGAGCGTAGCTGCGCAAATGAAAAAAGCAGGATTACCAATGAGTGCTTTATGGATATTTAAACCAACAGCTATATTTGATCAAAGTGCCGGAGAAAATGCTGGTACACAAATCGCATAA